ATCACCGGCGTCGCGATTCTCCCCGGTAATCGACAGGCGCGCGTGTCGCAAGTGACGACGAACGTTCGGATGCGCCGATACACGGATGCCGAAATTGAGCGCTACATCGAGCGTGGCGAGCCGTTCGACAAGGCCGGCGGCTACGCGATTCAGGACGGCGAGTTCCATCCCGTCGAGCGCTTCGAAGGCTGCTACTCCAACGTCGTGGGCCTGCCGCTCGGCAAGGTGATCGAGATGCTGACGGCTGTCGGTATTCCTCTCTCGGTCGACGACGCTGACGCGATCGCGGCGGTCTGCCCCTGCTGCGCTGCTAGTCTGATCTGAAACCACAAACCCTGACCGCAACCTCCGGATAGATACAACGCGCCCTTCGGCGGATGATCGGAGCATGAGCAGACGATCATTTGCTGGAGGGTACATGCCGCAACGCCCATTTCGATTCGGAATCATCAATGAGCAGTCGCTCGAACGCACAGTGTGGCTGGCACAGGTGCAGCGCGCAGAGGCGCTGGGTTACGCCACGTTCCTGATCCGCGATCATCTGGTCGACGAGCCGTTTGGTGCGCAGTACGCGCCGATCACGGCGCTGGCGATGGCCGCAGCTATGACGACAACGCTCCGCGTCGGCACGATGGTGATCGCCAACGACTTTCGCCATCCCGCCTTTCTGGCGAAGGAGTTCGCGACGCTGGCGGCGCTCTCCGGTGGGCGTGCTGAGCTTGGCATCGGTGCAGGCTGGATGCGCGCTGAATACGAGCAGGCCGGGATCGAGTTCGACCGCGCCAGTGTCCGCATCGATCGCCTCGGCGAGGCTCTGGAAATCATCAGCGGGCTTTGGCGCGGTGAGCCGTACTCATTCGAGGGTTGCCATTATCGGGTCGATGGGCTGCAAAGCTTCCCGCCACTGACCGACGCGCAGCGACCTCGCATTCTGATCGGGGGCGGGCGACCGCGCATGCTGCGACTTGCTGGGCGGTTTGCCGACTCAATCGGTGTGCTGACTTCGGCGTACGGCACCGGGGAGATGGTGCCTCGCGTGGACGAGCGAACTCCGGAGGCGGTGCGGGAGAAGATTGGCTGGATACGAGAGGGAGCCGGTAGCCGGTTCAATCAGATCGAGCTCAGCATGATCCCGACGATCGTCGTGACTGATGATCGTGACACGGCAGCAACAAGCGTCATTGAGCAGTACGGCTGGCGTGGCTGCAGCGTGTCGGACGTTCTGGCAATGCCGTCTATGCTGATTGGCACGGTCGAGGAGATCAGTGCCGGGATCGTGCAGCGTCGCGAGGAGTATGGCTTCTCATACATCATCGCCTCAGACACGCAGATGGAAGAGCTTGCACCGATTGTTGGCGCGCTGGCCGGGCGATGACCAACGAGCGAAATAATGGCAAAGCGAAAGCCGGCCCAACGGGCCGGCTTCCGTGGCTTTTGGGCGATCACCCCGAAGCACTGCAGACTAGCTGGCAGCCTCCGAGGCGACGCCCGATGTACCATGACTACTCATGATTAGGCATCACCTCCTTCGCCCTGTTTGGTGTTCGTAGCGAACCCGTGATCGACCTCACGGGATGTAGCGACACTATAGCAGCGGACTTGGTGACTGTCAACGATTCGCGTCCGGTCATTGTGAACGAACGCTCTGCCGTCACGGCTTTGGTGGAATCTGCAGTTCCTGACCGATCGTGATGTCGTTCGGGTCGCTCAGCCCGTTCAGCTCGATCAGCGTATTCAGATCAACGCCGAAGCGGAGAGCGATGGAATACAGCGAATCCCCTTCAACCACCACGTAGGTCGCCGGATTCTCCTCCGGCTGCGCTACACCTGTGCCGGTCGCATCTGCAGGCGGCGCGCGTATGGCGTCGGCGTGACGATGCGCATCGTCGGCTACACCTCAACCGTCGCTGTCGCCTCAGGTTCCGGCGAGGCGTTGTCGTTGCTCAGCGGGCTCGTACAGCCAAACGCAGTCAGGAACATGACCAGCGTCAGTGCCAGGTGGATGCGGTGTCTGTGAAGCATGGAGGTCATAAATCTGAATCTACCAGTCATCGCTGGTCTATGCGGTCAATAGGTCGCTAGCGGTCGCCGAACAGACGGCGTTGCAGCGAGTCGATGTGCTCGCGTCGCTTCTCGGTTTCCTGTGGCAGTGCGGTGAACGAGACATCCAGGACATCGCCGTCGTTGGTGCCGTCGGGCAGGCTGGAGAGTGGCACGACGATCATGCGGCCATCATCGGTCACCAGCGTCGCGAGCATCTCACCATGTTCGTCGCTATCGATCTCGTCAACAGTGACGCGCTCGGTCACTTTCACGTTCCGCCGCCTTCCGCTGTCCAGATGTCGTAGGTAGTTCCGTCGGTCGTGATCTCGATTCGCCCATCGAGGTCGGAGCGGTAAATCTGAATGTTGCGCAGCCGCAAGCGCTGAATGACCTCGTCAGCGGGATGCCCGTACTGATTGTTCAGGCCAACCGGGATTAATGCCACCTCCGGCGACACTGCATCGAGGAACGCAGCCGAGCTTGAAGAAGCGCTGCCGTGGTGGCCGACAACAAGAAACGTCGAGTGCAGATCCTCGTCGGTTTCGAGCTCGATCATCCGGCGTTCTGCCGGTGCTTCTGCGTCGCCGGTAATCAGGAACGACACGTCGCCATAAGTGATTTTGGTGACGATGCTGCTGTTGTTGTCACCCTGGTCGCCGGGCGAGAGCGTTAGCGGGTCTTCCGGCCAGAGCAGCTCGACCGAGACATCTGGCCCAAGATCGAGCTGCATCCCACGCCGCCCACGAATCGCTTCGATGTTCTTTTGAACGACGAGATCGAGCGCGCGCTCGTAGCTCTGGTTGCTGGTCGGGATCACCGGATCCACCCAGGCGCTTACCGTCATTGCCTCCAGCAGCGCGGGCAGTCCGCCGACGTGATCCTGATCCGGGTGGGTCATCACAACGTAGTCGAGCGTTTCAACATCGTGAGCGCGCAGGAACGGCAGCAGCTCCTGCCGGACGCGTTCGCCGGAGCGTCCGCCATCGATCACCATCGCGTGACCG
This region of Thermomicrobiales bacterium genomic DNA includes:
- a CDS encoding Maf family protein; amino-acid sequence: ITGVAILPGNRQARVSQVTTNVRMRRYTDAEIERYIERGEPFDKAGGYAIQDGEFHPVERFEGCYSNVVGLPLGKVIEMLTAVGIPLSVDDADAIAAVCPCCAASLI
- a CDS encoding LysM domain-containing protein → MVEGDSLYSIALRFGVDLNTLIELNGLSDPNDITIGQELQIPPKP
- a CDS encoding MBL fold metallo-hydrolase — its product is MLDRDNASAARSCLVIMVVGSILFLVICAILALTVLPVRIGSDRAEPTATHVIERGKLTFALLDVGQGLSAAVVTPSGHAMVIDGGRSGERVRQELLPFLRAHDVETLDYVVMTHPDQDHVGGLPALLEAMTVSAWVDPVIPTSNQSYERALDLVVQKNIEAIRGRRGMQLDLGPDVSVELLWPEDPLTLSPGDQGDNNSSIVTKITYGDVSFLITGDAEAPAERRMIELETDEDLHSTFLVVGHHGSASSSSAAFLDAVSPEVALIPVGLNNQYGHPADEVIQRLRLRNIQIYRSDLDGRIEITTDGTTYDIWTAEGGGT
- a CDS encoding DUF3006 domain-containing protein is translated as MKVTERVTVDEIDSDEHGEMLATLVTDDGRMIVVPLSSLPDGTNDGDVLDVSFTALPQETEKRREHIDSLQRRLFGDR
- a CDS encoding TIGR03621 family F420-dependent LLM class oxidoreductase, which encodes MPQRPFRFGIINEQSLERTVWLAQVQRAEALGYATFLIRDHLVDEPFGAQYAPITALAMAAAMTTTLRVGTMVIANDFRHPAFLAKEFATLAALSGGRAELGIGAGWMRAEYEQAGIEFDRASVRIDRLGEALEIISGLWRGEPYSFEGCHYRVDGLQSFPPLTDAQRPRILIGGGRPRMLRLAGRFADSIGVLTSAYGTGEMVPRVDERTPEAVREKIGWIREGAGSRFNQIELSMIPTIVVTDDRDTAATSVIEQYGWRGCSVSDVLAMPSMLIGTVEEISAGIVQRREEYGFSYIIASDTQMEELAPIVGALAGR